Proteins co-encoded in one Girardinichthys multiradiatus isolate DD_20200921_A chromosome 11, DD_fGirMul_XY1, whole genome shotgun sequence genomic window:
- the LOC124876960 gene encoding olfactory receptor 2K2-like, translating to MLANNLTFSAPLTSEGLSALLIYSAVLLWMENQTMVTALKQPIVFELEGFDVQPGNRPFMFLLALLAYIVVLLGNGVVICVIMIDKNLYRPMFVMICHLVVCDLLGATMVLPRLMMDLLMGLKKIAYIPAIAQAFCAHTYGAAMLTILSVMAYDRYIAVCEPLRYHSIMTSARLHSCCALAWIVALLLIAVLFSFHMNVPLCSHTIQQVYCSNRGILNLACISTPVSNIYGLAMTWTLSTATFILIAFSYIRILSASLKQGRTDSTLRSKAVQTCAPHIAVYVIFQIASLIVIVSYRFPSLSRNITKFFSILIFIIPPIINPIIYGLVSKDLRRSFIKHFSTRVRKKT from the exons ATGTTAGCAAATAACCTAACTTTTTCAGCACCTCTAACATCTGAAGGTTTGTCTGCTCTACTTATTTACAGCGCTGTACTGCTTTGGATGGAGAACCAAACCATGGTGACTGCTCTCAAACAGCCGATTGTTTTTGAACTCGAGGGCTTTGATGTACAACCAGGCAACAGACCTTTCATGTTTCTGCTGGCTTTGCTCGCCTACATAGTGGTGTTACTGGGGAATGGTGTGGTGATCTGTGTTATTATGATAGACAAGAACCTGTACAGACCCATGTTTGTAATGATCTGTCACCTGGTGGTTTGCGATCTGCTCGGGGCCACAATGGTGCTTCCTCGTCTCATGATGGATTTGTTGATGGGGCTTAAGAAGATTGCATACATCCCAGCCATCGCTCAAGCCTTCTGTGCTCACACATATGGTGCAGCAATGCTGACAATTTTAAGTGTAATGGCTTATGACAG GTACATCGCAGTGTGTGAACCTCTCAGGTATCACTCCATTATGACCTCAGCTCGGCTGCACAGCTGCTGCGCTCTGGCCTGGATTGTTGCCCTGCTGCTTATCGCTGTGCTCTTCTCCTTCCACATGAATGTCCCATTGTGTAGTCACACGATCCAACAAGTATATTGCAGCAACCGGGGCATCCTAAACCTTGCCTGCATTTCCACTCCTGTCAGCAACATCTATG gTCTAGCAATGACCTGGACTTTAAGTACAGCGACCTTCATCCTCATTGCTTTTTCCTACATCAGAATTTTGAGTGCGTCTTTAAAACAAGGAAGAACGGACAGCACCCTCCGTAGCAAGGCTGTTCAGACCTGTGCACCACACATTGCTGtgtatgttatttttcaaatcGCTTCATTGATTGTGATTGTGAGTTACAGGTTCCCGTCTCTTTCGCGAAATATAACAAAATTCTTCAGCATCCTTATCTTTATCATTCCTCCTATTATTAACCCCATCATCTATGGACTGGTCAGTAAAGACCTGAGGCGCAGCTTCATCAAACATTTCTCTACCCGAGTGAGAAAGAAAACTTAA